In Campylobacter sp. 2014D-0216, the following proteins share a genomic window:
- a CDS encoding LptF/LptG family permease, protein MSIFFRYISSLYLKSFFILFFSLTFFFVAIDFLLNFNRLPKSANLELLYIFFLTCSAASYILPLAIVLALVLCVFNMIRSNEFVSLYALGLSKNQVILYPFIWAMFFCCVYVGLNFTPFAYADEYKSNILKRGVVDREGGEILIKYNNKFIYIEKTSSQTLYNVKIFDVDNLNIQSITQAKSAKFDGNSWNLNNAKATNIPKDLVVSKEGLSIEEFQNIKGLENFSPKILERISLIDTKPSYSILDALESMLIFAKQNISTNTLRSSLYSLILTPFFAPFLMLIVYYYFPLTARFFNLALLAFVFFVCILLVWGMLFLFTRLSENEILLPELGIMLPVFILMSIGSFYYIKHK, encoded by the coding sequence ATGAGTATTTTTTTTCGTTATATTTCATCTTTATATCTTAAATCATTTTTTATCTTATTTTTTTCTTTAACTTTTTTCTTTGTAGCTATTGATTTTTTACTTAATTTTAATAGATTGCCAAAAAGTGCAAATTTGGAATTATTATATATCTTTTTTTTAACATGTTCAGCAGCTTCTTATATACTACCTTTAGCTATAGTTCTTGCTTTGGTTTTATGTGTATTTAACATGATACGCTCAAATGAATTTGTGAGTTTGTATGCTTTGGGTTTAAGTAAAAACCAAGTGATTTTGTACCCTTTTATTTGGGCGATGTTTTTTTGTTGTGTTTATGTAGGCCTAAATTTCACTCCTTTTGCTTATGCAGATGAATATAAAAGTAATATTTTAAAACGAGGTGTTGTAGATAGAGAAGGAGGGGAGATTTTAATCAAATACAATAATAAATTTATTTATATAGAAAAAACAAGCTCTCAAACTCTATACAATGTAAAAATTTTTGATGTAGATAATTTAAACATACAAAGCATAACCCAAGCAAAAAGTGCTAAATTTGATGGAAACTCTTGGAATTTAAATAATGCTAAGGCAACAAATATTCCAAAGGATTTGGTTGTTTCAAAAGAAGGCTTAAGCATTGAAGAATTTCAAAATATCAAAGGCTTGGAGAATTTTTCTCCAAAGATACTAGAGCGAATTTCTCTTATAGATACTAAGCCTTCATATTCTATTTTAGATGCTTTAGAAAGCATGTTGATTTTTGCAAAACAAAATATCTCAACCAATACACTTAGAAGTAGCTTGTATTCTTTGATACTTACACCTTTTTTTGCGCCTTTTTTAATGCTTATTGTGTATTATTACTTTCCTTTAACCGCAAGATTTTTCAACCTTGCGCTTTTAGCTTTTGTATTTTTTGTATGCATTCTTTTGGTTTGGGGAATGTTGTTTTTATTCACAAGATTAAGCGAAAATGAAATTTTACTTCCAGAGCTTGGTATAATGTTACCGGTGTTTATTTTGATGAGTATAGGAAGTTTTTATTATATTAAACACAAATAA
- the pth gene encoding aminoacyl-tRNA hydrolase translates to MTLVVGLGNIGEQYEQTRHNVGFMLIDLLIEDLEVTKLSNAKFKGELFKSSSTLFLKPSTYMNLSGESVKAVSEYYKCDRIIVIHDDIDLNLGALKFKMGGSSGGHNGLKSIDSLCGNAYERVRIGVGKGQDVVSHVLGKFEQDEKESLAKVLEHSKKALFELLDSNVEKIASKYSLKS, encoded by the coding sequence ATGACCTTAGTCGTAGGACTTGGTAATATAGGAGAACAATACGAGCAAACTAGACATAATGTCGGGTTTATGCTGATTGACTTGCTTATAGAAGATTTGGAAGTAACAAAACTTTCAAATGCTAAATTTAAAGGAGAACTTTTTAAAAGTTCTTCTACTCTTTTTTTAAAACCTTCCACTTATATGAATCTATCCGGAGAAAGCGTTAAAGCAGTTAGTGAATACTACAAATGCGATAGGATTATCGTAATCCATGATGATATTGACTTAAATTTAGGTGCACTGAAATTTAAAATGGGCGGATCAAGCGGTGGTCATAATGGGCTTAAAAGTATTGATAGTCTTTGTGGGAATGCTTATGAGAGAGTACGTATAGGTGTGGGAAAAGGTCAAGATGTGGTTTCTCATGTTTTGGGTAAATTTGAGCAAGATGAAAAAGAAAGTTTAGCTAAGGTTTTAGAACATAGTAAAAAAGCTTTATTTGAACTTTTAGATTCTAATGTAGAAAAAATTGCTTCGAAATATTCTTTAAAAAGTTAG
- a CDS encoding 50S ribosomal protein L25/general stress protein Ctc, translating into MLEGIVRESIGRKAAKALKRDGYLIANIYGKGLENINAAFKVNEFIKEVRKKTTLAFDVKVGDKVLNVVVVDYQKDPVTAELKHVDLKVAQKGVVSKYMVPVKIVGTAMGLKNKGVLIQSKRRLKVKCAAENLPNYFELDVTKLDVGDALLIRDVVVPEGVTMVDADRVAVVGVEKAR; encoded by the coding sequence ATGTTAGAAGGTATCGTTAGAGAGAGTATCGGTAGAAAAGCTGCTAAAGCTTTAAAAAGAGATGGTTATCTAATCGCAAACATCTACGGAAAAGGATTAGAAAACATCAATGCTGCTTTTAAAGTAAATGAATTTATTAAAGAAGTACGCAAAAAAACCACTTTAGCTTTTGATGTAAAAGTTGGAGATAAAGTATTAAACGTTGTAGTGGTAGATTACCAAAAAGATCCTGTAACAGCAGAATTAAAGCATGTGGATTTAAAAGTAGCACAAAAAGGTGTTGTTTCTAAATATATGGTTCCTGTAAAAATCGTAGGAACTGCAATGGGTCTCAAAAACAAAGGTGTTTTAATCCAATCAAAAAGAAGATTAAAAGTAAAATGTGCAGCTGAAAACTTACCAAATTATTTTGAATTAGATGTTACTAAGCTTGATGTAGGTGATGCACTTTTAATTCGTGATGTAGTTGTACCTGAAGGTGTAACTATGGTTGATGCTGATAGAGTAGCTGTAGTTGGCGTAGAAAAAGCAAGATAA
- a CDS encoding transaldolase: MKQFSLWCDFIENEFLDHGFLDLIQSKTINGATSNPAIFKNAILNSNVYKEKIKKLNMQDKKSLYEHLAIEDIAKAADKLAVNYYENNDGFISIEIDPRLKDNTSLSLAEAKRLYTQIAKENVMMKIPATEASYEVMQELMKNGISVNATLIFDFEQTKKCFEALSLGLKEFRKNNIAARKEPQAVISIFVSRFDRLLNHQVLDKNYIGILTATKAYNYIIKQEEANIRALFASTGVKGDDLEKDYYIKELLYDKAINTAPLDAIMAFKGKTLVFKEPLKDECIEKKLNANISKDALSKACKDLLDDGLEQFCIAYEDILKSL; this comes from the coding sequence ATGAAACAATTTTCTTTATGGTGTGATTTTATAGAAAATGAATTTTTAGATCATGGGTTTTTGGATTTAATCCAGTCAAAAACAATTAATGGCGCCACATCAAATCCTGCAATTTTTAAAAACGCAATTCTTAATTCAAATGTTTACAAAGAAAAAATCAAAAAACTAAATATGCAGGATAAAAAATCTTTGTATGAACACCTAGCGATAGAAGATATCGCTAAAGCTGCAGACAAACTCGCTGTGAATTATTATGAAAATAACGATGGTTTTATTAGTATTGAAATTGATCCAAGACTAAAAGATAATACAAGCTTATCTTTGGCTGAAGCAAAAAGACTATACACGCAAATTGCCAAAGAAAATGTGATGATGAAAATTCCTGCTACTGAAGCTTCTTATGAGGTGATGCAAGAATTGATGAAAAATGGTATTAGTGTAAATGCAACTTTGATTTTTGATTTTGAGCAAACTAAAAAGTGTTTTGAAGCTTTGAGTTTAGGATTAAAAGAGTTTAGAAAAAATAACATTGCAGCAAGAAAAGAACCACAGGCTGTGATTAGTATTTTTGTAAGCCGTTTTGATAGGCTTTTAAATCATCAAGTTCTAGATAAAAACTATATAGGAATTCTTACAGCAACTAAGGCTTATAATTATATCATCAAGCAAGAAGAAGCTAACATTAGAGCATTGTTTGCTAGTACTGGGGTAAAGGGTGATGATTTAGAAAAAGATTATTATATTAAAGAGTTGTTATACGATAAAGCTATCAACACTGCACCTTTAGATGCTATTATGGCTTTTAAAGGTAAAACGCTTGTATTTAAAGAGCCTTTGAAAGATGAGTGTATAGAGAAAAAGCTCAATGCAAATATTTCAAAAGATGCTTTAAGTAAAGCTTGTAAAGATTTGCTTGATGATGGTTTAGAACAATTTTGTATCGCATATGAAGATATTTTAAAATCTTTATAA
- the serB gene encoding phosphoserine phosphatase SerB: MIKLCAFDFDSTLMDGETIDILADEYNVGDAVKAITNKAMNGELDFFESLSARVALLEGMPIEQVKKCCENLPLMKGAKELCEYLKSKDIKIIVFSGGFHEGIDLLQDELQFDFGYANFLHQKNGFLTGKVGGEIMFSDSKGIILQRVKRFLNLKTEEIMCVGDGANDISMFKECGLKIAFCAKAILKSHADICIDKKDLKEIIKVIQ; the protein is encoded by the coding sequence ATGATAAAGCTTTGTGCCTTTGATTTTGATTCTACGCTAATGGATGGAGAGACCATTGATATTTTAGCAGATGAATATAATGTTGGTGATGCTGTAAAAGCGATCACCAACAAAGCAATGAATGGTGAACTTGATTTTTTTGAAAGCTTAAGTGCGAGAGTGGCCTTGCTAGAAGGTATGCCAATCGAGCAAGTAAAAAAATGCTGCGAAAACTTACCCTTGATGAAAGGCGCTAAAGAATTATGTGAGTATTTAAAAAGCAAAGATATAAAAATCATTGTTTTTAGTGGCGGTTTTCATGAAGGAATCGATTTACTACAAGATGAACTTCAATTTGATTTTGGCTATGCTAATTTTTTACATCAAAAAAATGGTTTTTTAACTGGAAAAGTAGGTGGAGAAATTATGTTTAGCGACTCAAAAGGCATTATCCTACAAAGAGTAAAAAGGTTTTTAAATTTAAAAACAGAAGAAATAATGTGTGTTGGCGATGGGGCTAATGATATTTCTATGTTTAAAGAATGTGGTTTAAAAATAGCCTTTTGTGCCAAAGCAATTTTAAAATCTCATGCAGATATTTGTATAGACAAAAAAGATTTAAAAGAGATAATAAAGGTAATTCAATGA
- a CDS encoding chemotaxis protein CheW: MNDKLSQVLQKQQAQIAEPDVDKEEDIIQLVGFVVGDEEYAIPILNIQEIIKPIEYTRVPSVPDYVLGVFNMRGNVMPLIDLAKRFNQGGSKMTPQTRYIVLKGIANGNQTPAGNAGFVIDRLTEAIKIHRSRIDPPPETLLKEKGMIFGIGKREENILTILKAEALLKREF; this comes from the coding sequence ATGAATGATAAATTAAGCCAGGTTTTGCAAAAACAACAAGCGCAAATTGCAGAACCAGATGTGGATAAAGAAGAGGATATTATTCAGCTTGTTGGTTTTGTGGTAGGAGATGAGGAATATGCTATTCCAATTCTTAATATCCAAGAGATTATTAAACCTATAGAGTATACTAGGGTTCCAAGCGTACCTGATTATGTATTGGGTGTGTTTAATATGAGGGGTAATGTAATGCCTTTGATTGATCTTGCAAAAAGATTTAATCAAGGTGGTTCAAAAATGACACCTCAAACAAGATATATTGTTTTAAAGGGTATAGCAAATGGCAATCAAACTCCTGCAGGTAATGCGGGATTTGTGATAGATAGACTAACAGAGGCTATCAAAATTCACAGAAGCAGAATTGATCCGCCGCCTGAAACTTTATTGAAAGAAAAAGGTATGATTTTTGGTATAGGAAAAAGAGAAGAAAATATCTTAACTATATTAAAAGCTGAAGCTTTGTTAAAGCGTGAGTTTTGA